From the genome of Phycicoccus duodecadis:
GTGCTCGTCTCGATGGATGACGAGAGCCTCTACGGGCCCGTCCTGCACCGGCTGGGCTTCGGTGAGGCCGTCGAGAAGGACCTCCTCACCGACTACAAGGTCCTCGTCCTCAAGGTCGACGAGGGCTTCGTCGCCGAGTCGTTCCAGGGCGAGCTCGCCCAGTCCGGTGAGATCAAGCTCGAGGATGCGGCGAAGCTCATCGGCTGCTGGAACGGCCTGGCCAAGCGCTTCGGTGACACCCTGACCACCGACGACCTCGATGGTGACGACCTCACCCCGATGAGGACCGCGGTGGCCTTCGCCGCGAACATCCGCGCGAGCAAGGCCGCGCGCGAGACGTTCCCCAGCATCGTCGACCGCCTCATCTCGACCTACGCCGAGGACGAGGACACCGGGGCCGAGCGCACGCGGAACCGGATGAAGGTCGACATCCGGCACGTCGACGGCACGATGAACGCGGTCGACCGCGGGAACGAGCTGGCCTGGCTGCGTTCGGGTTCGGACGAGGCCGACAACGTGTGCCGCGTGCTGACGAACGTCCGCTGCCTCAGCGAAGGCGTCGACGTCCCGTCGCTGGACGCGGTGATGTTCCTGACGCCCCGCGGCTCCCAGGTCGACATCGTCCAGTCCGTCGGCCGGGTGATGCGCAAGGCCGCCGGCAAGAAGCTCGGCTACATCATCCTGCCGGTCGTCGTCCCGGCCGGGATGTCGCCCGAGGCGGCTCTGGCCGACAACAAGCGCTTCGAGGTGGTCTGGGAGGTGCTACAGGCCCTGCGCGCCCACGACGACCGCTTCAACGCGATGGTCAACCAGCTCGACCTCAACAAGAAGAAGCACAGCAAGGTCGTGATCATCGACGGTGGCGGTGGGCGCGCTTCGTCGGGGTCCGAAGACTCCACCCAGCTGACACTGCCCTTCGGGATCGAGGAATGGCGCGACGCCATCTACGCGCGGATCGTCAAGAAGGTCGGCGAGCGACGCTACTGGGAGACCTGGGCCAAGGACATGGCCAAGATCGCCGAGCAGCACATCGCGCGGATCACCGGTCTGCTCGCCCACGAAGACTCGAGCGCGGCCCAGGAGTTCGAGGCGTTCCTCGGCGGCCTGCGTGGCAACCTCAACGACAGCATCACCGGGGCGGACGCCATCGAGATGCTGGCCCAGCACCTCATCACCCGCCCGATCTTCGAAGCCCTCTTCGCCGGATACGACTTCGCCGCGCACAACCCCGTGGCGCAGACGATGGAGCGCATGCTCGCCGTCCTCGACGAGCACTCCCTCGACACCGAGAACGCCGAGCTCGAGCGCTTCTACAGCTCCGTCCGCGGACGGGTCGAGGGCGTCGACAACGCCGAGGGCCGGCAGCGGATCATCATCGAGCTCTACGACAAGTTCTTCGCGACGGCGTTCAAGAAGACCGTGGACAAGCTCGGCATCGTCTACACCCCCGTCGAGATCGTCGACTTCATCCTCAACTCCGCCGACGAGGTGCTCCGGGAGCACTTCGGGCAGGGCCTGACCGACGAGGGCGTGCACATCCTCGACGGCTTCACCGGCACCGGCACCTTCATGGTGCGGCTGCTCCAGTCGGGGCTGATCAAGCCGCACGACCTCGCCCGCAAGTACGCCAACGAGCTGCACGCCAACGAGATCCTCCTCCTCGCCTACTACATCGCCGCCGTCAACATCGAGACGACCTACCAGGACCTCGTGCGCGGTTCGCTCGACGAAGAAGCCGCGTACGAGCCGTTCCCGGGTCTCGTCCTCACCGACACCTTCCAGTCGTACGAGCAGGATGACGAGGACGACCTTGGCGTCTTCCCCGAGAACAACGAGCGCATCAACCGCCAGCGCAAGCTCCCCATCACCGTGATCGTCGGCAACCCGCCGTATTCAGTTGGTCAGGACAGCGCCAACGACGACAACGCCAATGAGAAGTACCCGACACTCGATTCAGAAATACGTAATACATATGCCGCACGATCGTCAGCCACTTTGCTTCGGAACTTGTATGATTCGTACATCCGCGCCATCAAATGGGGCTCGCTGCGGATCAAGGACCGAGGCGTCATCGCCTTCGTGACGAACGGCGGCTGGCTCGACTCGAACGCCTTCGACGGCATGCGATTGACCCTCGTGGATGAGTTCTCCGCGATCCACATCTTCAATCTTCGCGGCAATCAGCGCACAGCCGGCGAGCAGTCACGCAGGGAGGGCGGCAAGGTCTTCGACGCCGGCTCGCGCGCGACCGTGGCAATCACGGTCCTCGTCAAGGACCCCGCGCAATCGGGTCCGGCAGCGATCCGCTACACGGACATCGGGGACTACCTCACCCGTGAGGAGAAGCTCGTCAGCATCGCCTCGGCTGCAAGGCTGTCGCGTCTCGACTCTCAAGCACTCGCTTGCAACCAAGAGGGCGATTGGCTCAACCAGCGCCGAGATGACTTCGGTTCCTTCCTTGAACTTCGACGCGGCATTTTCGCTGACTATTCGTTGGGCGTTTCGACGAGCCGGGACTCATGGGCCGTCGGGTCCTCACGTACGGCAGTCGAGGCAAATATCGAGCGCTTGGTGGACAACTACAACGCTGCCCTGGGCCGTGCAGAAGACGCTGGTGTGGTTGGACCACGCGACATCTCGTGGTCCCGGGGCCTACGGGCCCGTTTTGAGAGGGGGCGACCTTTAACCCGCGCCGAGAACCGATTCGGCTTCACGTCGTACCGACCCTTCCAGCGGCAGTGGGGACTCCTCTCAGGGCCGCTACTCGAGGCTCAGGGAAAGACACCAGCGATGTTCCGGCCCGAGACCCAGCTCGCGCTCTCCGTCTTGAGGCCGAACGACCGGACGCCCTTCGCAACACTCTCCGTTGCTGACCCCCCCAATCTCGGCTTCTTCATGGACCCGCCTGACATCTTGCCTCGTTGGCGCTATAAGGAGGTTCAGGCGGATGAGTCGCTCTTCGAGACTGACGAGGGCCCCGTAGTCGACGGGTATCGGCGGATCGACAACATCACGGATGAGGCGCTGACGCGGTTCCAAGCCGCGTACGGGGAGTCGTTCACGAAGGACGACATCTTCTTCTACGTGTACGGGCTGCTGCACTCGCCGGAGTACCGCGAGACCTACGCAGCCGACCTCAAGAAGATGCTGCCGCGCATCCCGCTGGTCGAAGGCGCAGCGCCCTTCGTCGACGCCGGCCGGAGGCTGTCGGAACTGCACCTCGGTTACGAGTCGGTCACTCCCTATCCGCTCGACGGCCCGGACGTGGACGCCCCGGATGACGACACGGCGTACGACGTCTTCAGAGTCGAGAAAATGGCGTTCGCGAAGAAGCGCGACCCAGAGACGAAGAAGCTCGTCGCCGACAGGTCGACGCTGATCTACAACGACCGGATCACGTTGAGCGGGATCCCGCAGGACGCCTACCGGTACATGCTCGGCTCGCGCTCGGCGGTCGAGTGGATCATCGACCGCTACCGGATCAAGACCGACAAGGCGTCCGGGATCGTCAACGACCCGAACGACTGGTCCCGCGAGGTCGGCGACCCGCGCTACATCATCGACCTCCTCGCCCGCATCGTCACGGTGAGTCTCGAGACGATGCAGATCGTCGACGCCCTGCCCCCGCTCGACATCCTCGAGAACCAGCAGCCGGAGAAGAGTCAGTGAGCAGCGGCGAGCGGCGAGTCCTCGGCGGCTCACCGGTGTGCCGTGCTGCGAGCGCCCTGGACCTGCTCCGGGATGACGTCACCTACGCCGACGCGGTCGTCGTGGCTCGGCTCGTGTTCGACCACGACGGCGGACCCGTGCCCGGTCGAGGCAAGCGCGCGCTCATCGACATCCGGGGCGCGCGGCGTCTGGTGCAACTCGGTCTCGCAGAGCTCGACGAAGGCTTCGGGTACGAGGTCGGCAGGCAGGCGAGCTCCGGCTGGCAGCTGCGGGCGACCCCTGAGGCTCACGATCTTCTGCGCCGGCTCGCTGACGAGCCGCCCCTCTGAATTCACACCCCTCACGATACGAAGGAGTGCGATGCACACCCTCCAGGTCGGCAACCGCTACGACCCGAGCCGGTCCAGTTACCCGCAGACCGAGCAGGTCCGCTTCACACCAGAGTTCAGTGAGCTCGCCCGGTTCTGGCCCTCCCCCAGTCAGTCCGAGGTCGACGCCCACCGAGACGACGCCGAGTTCGCGGCGGTCCTCGTGTCGGAGCACCTGCTGATGTTCGCCTACCGGTTCGGTTCGCTCGACTGGTCGGACGTGCCGTTCCAGATCGGGCGCCTGCGCGACGCCGACCTCCGCGGGATCCCCGAGGGAAGGCTCGAGGATCCCATCCACCTCCGCACCCTCCTCGTGGACTCGGACACGGGCATCATCCGCGCGATGCGCCGCGACACCCTGTCGTCAGAGGTCTCCGCCATCATCAGGGGATCGCTCCAGATGCAGCTCGACGTGCCGTTCGACGACGACACCGCCGGTCGGCACCTGTCGACGATGTACCAGCACTTCAGCACCAGCGAAGCGATGGTGCGCGAAGCGGCTCAGGCTCGCTGTTCCGCTCCGCGACGGAGCACCGTGATCTCCGAGACCCACTACGGGTGAACACCTGACACGCCAAGTACGTGGGGGGCCCAAGAACTGGCCCGTGCGACGACCTCCGGCAACGAGTACCGATCACCGGCCCGGACGAGACATAGGGGCCCGGGCATCGGCAGTCTCCGCGCCCGCGCTGAGGTCGCCGGCGGGTCTGGGGGCAGGGATTCTCGGCCCGGTGGGGGCTGATCCGTAGTGTTGGCCGGGTGATCAAGTCAGCGAACCAGTACCCGGTCCACGCCTTGCTCAGCGCTGAAGGCAACGTCATGTATCGCGTTCCCACGTACCAGCGCGAGTACTCGTGGCAGAAGGGGCAATGGGAGGACCTCTTCGAGGATCTGGTCGAAGCCGATGGGGCGCACTTCCTGGGGACGATCATCACGCTGGACCAGACGACGGACCAGCTCGCCGGCGGAGTCCTCGAGGTGATCGACGGCCAGCAACGCCTCACCACTCTGACCTTGCTGCTGCTGCGGTGCACTCGACATTGCAGGATCATTCCGATGCTCTCGACGACGATGCTCGTACTGACCTGGCGATCCTGAGTCGGCAGCTCGTCCGGGGCAACGACAAGGCACCCCGCTTGACCCCTCAGACACAGGGCCACAACCTGACCGACTACCTGGCGGTGCTCGACGACGCGGGCCTGCCCGTGACCGGCAGTAAAGCCCCCTACTTCCCGATGCGTCGGATGAACAAGTGCTTCCGCTACTTCAAGGACGCCATCGCGGAGCTGGCCGTGGAGCGGAAGACGTCGGTCGTCCAGACCGCCACCGACATCCGCAAGGCTGCCCAGTCGGCAATTCTCGTCAAGATCGAGGTGGTGAGCCATGCGGATGCTTTTGTCCTCTTCGAGTCGCTCAACAACCGCGGGATGCCCCTCACCCCGGTGGACCTGATCAAGAACCACCTGCTCGCCGAGTCGGAGCGCCGGAAGATCATGGCGGTCGACGAGGCCTTCGCATCGTGGAACCGGATCCTCGGCCATCTCGGCGACAGCTACGTGAACCAGGAGCGGTTCCTTCGCCACTACTACAACGCCTTCAAGGGCGAGCTGCCTGACATCCCTCGGGCGCCTGTGGCCACCAGGGCCGACCTCATCCGCATCTTCGAAGCCCTGTTCACGGACGATCTGACGGCCCGGCTCGACGATCTGGAGGCTGCGAGTCGGGTGTACGGGCGGATCACCCGGGTGATCGGCGACGGCGAAGGTGGGCCTGACCTGTCCGAGGCGCTGGATCGGCTCATGCATGCGCAGGGGGCACAGTCCTACGTCCTTGTGGTGTGGGCCATGGTGAAGCACGGGGCACTGGATCTCACCGAGAGCCACATCACCGAGCTCGTGGACCTGATGACCAACTTCTTCGTCCGCCGCAATCTCACGGGGACTCCGCAGACGTACTCCCTCCCGTACCTCTTCATGTCGATCATCGAGGAGGCTTCCACCGTGCGCGGTGACGACCTGCTCGAGACGGTCCGGCGCCGTGTGCGAGAGGTATCGGTGTCGGACAACGACTTCCGGTCACGCCTCAGTGGCCCCCTCTACGCCGAGAACAGCGACGCGACCAGGTTCATCCTGACCCGCCTGGCCGAGAGGCAGATGACCAAGGAGACACACGTCGACCTGTGGGCGTACGACTCAGGCCACTACCGGTGGACGATCGAGCACATCTTGCCGCAGGGGGCCAATCTTCCTTCGGGGTGGCGAGAGATGCTGGGCGGCAGCGAAGAAGCCGCAACTGCACAGGAAGCACACGTCCACCGTCTGGGAAACCTGACGATCACCGCCTACAACAGCAGCCTGGGTAACAAGACGTTCGAGGAGAAGCGCGACCGTCGCGATTCTCAGGGGCTTGCCATCGGATACCGCAACGGGCTGTCCCTGAACGCGGACCTCGCGACCCGGGCGGAGTGGACCGTCGCAGCGATCGAGGAGAGGACCGGCAGGCTCGTCGACGAGGCCGCAACGCTGTTTCCGCTCTAGGGGGCCGTCGGCGAACCGACCTGGAGGAGGGTCGTGCGCTCGCAGCTCGACACCCTGGGGTGCTTCCTGGTGCCCGTCCGCTCTCCGCGCCGGATGAGCGTCACCGCTGCGCCTCATCGCTGCTGAGACGAATGGTGGCGCCTTCTCTTGTCACGCCCCCTCGTTCAGACATACCCCCGACGACGTCAAGCAGCCGCCGCGTCATGTCCTGCGTCCGGCGGCCCCAGCCGAAGATGCGAGCGGTGGCCGTGAGCAGCTCCTCGACGTCCACCCGGCCCGAGTCTCGCAACAGGTTCACCAGCGCCTCTTCGAGCTCCACGTCGGGGACCTGCCCGGCAGTTCGTGCGGTAACGCCCGGCACGGGAACGCGGACGGGGAAGGCCCGCCGAGACGGGACGTCGACGAAGTCGCCCACGACCGTGACCTCGGCCGCCTCGATCGCCGCGCGAATGTTGGCGTGGATGCGATGGCCCACGCGGCCGATCCCCCAGGCCTCGCGGAGGCGATGCTGGAGCACGTCGACGTGTACGGGACCTTCACCGTCGGCGACGGCGCGCACGCCGTCGACCATCTCCCACCGAGCGGACGGGTCCGACACGTCGACCCACGAAGGCAGCGGCGGGACCGTCGCCGGGACGTATGGGACGGTCCATGTGGGTTGCTCGTCCTCACTCACTGCCTCGAGCTCGACGATGGCCCGCTCGAACGGACTGATGGAGCCGGACAGCCGGCCGGTCACCGGCGCCGAGAGCGCATCCTCGATCGCACGCCGGAGCCGTTCCTTCTCGCGCTCCCGGTCGCGGTACCACGCCGTTCCCCAGATGCGGTGAAGGCGCCATCCCAGGCCTTCGAGCACCTGCTGCCGTAGGCGGTCCCGGTCCCTCGCTGCGGGCGAGGAGTGATACATGTAGCCATCGCATTCGACCCCGATGGCGAAGACCCCCGGATGCTCGATGTGCTTGACGCCGATGTCGATCCGGTACCCCGCAGCCCCCACCTGGGGCTCTACGTCATAGCCCATGGCTCGGATCGCGTCGATGACCGAGTCCTCGAACGGGCTGTCGGTGCCGAGCCCCGAAGGTCCCAGATCCAAGGCCAGCGCTGCCGGGCCACGCTCCGCGTAGTCCAGGTACCCCACGAGGTGTCGAACGCTCTCGTTCGTACTCGGCGGGACGTCTCCCGCACGGACCGAGGACACGACCTCGACCCGTTGACGCGCACGCGTCACGGCCACGTTCAGGCGTCGCCATCCCTTGGGGCGGTTGAGGGCTCCGAAGTTGGTGGTCACCTTTCCGTTCTCGTCGGGTCCGTAGCCGATCGAGAAGATCATGACGTCCCTCTCATCACCCTGGACCGACTCCAGGCTCTTGACGAAGAAGCCGTTGAGCCGGTCTCCGTCGAGCTGCGCCGCCAGGTCCGGCCGCTCATCGAGGGCCCGGTCGAGGGCGTTCTGGATGGCATCGGCCTGGGCCACCGAGAAGGTCACGACACCGAGGGATGCATCCGGGCGCGTGCTGAGGTGATGGAGTACGCGCTCCGCCACGTGCTGCGCCTCGACGGGGTTGTCGCGCGAGGTCCCCCGCCGGTAGATGCCCGGGACGTGGAAGAGCTCGACGCCCACGTCCGGCCCCTCCGCGTGCGCTCCCGGGAAGGTGACGAGTCTGCCCTCGTAGAACCGGTGGTTCGAGAAGGCGATGAGATCTTCGTGCCTCGATCGGTAGTGCCACCTCAACCCGAGGTTGCGGAACCCTCCGGATGCCTTCGACAGCTCGAGGATCGACTGGAAGTCGCTGACGTCGGTGTCGGACTCCTCGTCCTCGTCGGCGGCCCGGTCGAAGAAGGAGGTCGGCGGAAGCTGCCGGTCGTCGCCCGCCGTGATGAGTGCCTTGCCACGGTAGATGCAGTTGATGGCGTCCCCCGGCGTGACCTGAGACGCCTCGTCGAAGATGACGACATCGAAAGCCATGTTCGGCGGGAGGTACTGCGACACGGCGAGCGGCGACATCATGAAGCACGGCTTCACCGCGACGGTCGTGGTGCGGGTCTGCGAGATCAGCTCCCGCACCGGCAGGTGACGAGTCTTCTTCAGCCCTTCGCGCCGGATGAGAGCCGGTTCGCCCACGTCGAGCCGCCGAGGGCGCAGTGCGTTCGCGGCCGTGATGACCCCGCTCGTCGCGGCCGGGATGAGCATCTGGTCCAGTCGTCGGAACTCGTCGACGAGCGCATCCCGGTCCGTCGACCGGAACGGTGAGAGCGACGGGTCGCTCGCGAGGACCGCGTCGGCGAACGACGACAGGACTGCCCTCTCGAACACCGCCGGGACCACGGAGCTGCTGACCCTGTGGTCCACACAGAACCGCTCGACGTCACGCAGGCCCGCGTCCCGCAGCTCCGCTGTGGCACGGACGTAGCCCAGCCACTCCTGCTGCCCTGAGCCGTCACCGTCGAGTTCGTCGATCAGGCTCGCGGCGGTGGCAGCGAGGTCCATCTCGTCCTCGAGGTCCTCGCGGCGGTCATCCTCGAAGGCGTCGATGATCGCGTCGCGCGCACGCTCCCACGCCGAGATGACGAGCGAGAGGTTCTCCGTCCGCCGGGCCGTCATCAGGGCCTTGACCTGGGACTCGCTGAGGGGGCGGTCGAACCCTCGGCGCACCTTGCGTACCTTCGTCGCCCAGGTGACGCCCATGTGGACGGCCGGGAGGTCCGTCTCCAGCCCCCGATAGAGCTCATGACCGATGTGGGCCTCGGCTTGGGCCGCCGCCTCAATGGCTCGCTGCCGTGCGCTGAGCGCGCCGTCGCGTGCCTCCAGCATGACAAGGGCATCGTCGGCCGGCAGATCACGCCCGATGACGGCCGCCACTCCCGCGCAGACTTGGGCGGCGCGATCCAGAGGTTCGAG
Proteins encoded in this window:
- a CDS encoding DEAD/DEAH box helicase, producing the protein MHTGGWCAVQCKFYNPQHHVSKADIDSFLAASSKRGFTGRVIVSTAKDWGPTAESQLDGLTVPVTRIGINDLLESQVDWSQIDWQAPQTYLPLHGKKQLRPHQRAAKDGVITGLATHDRGQLIMACGTGKTFTSLKVAEQLATDNKAKNTTVLFLVPSIQLVNQTFREWAQESELPFRAFAVCSDVKVGKSGPRPKDDPEDIAVHDLIIPATTDTQALAAKVREAHENDRFTVIFSTYQSIDVVAQAQRDGVPEFDLVIADEAHRTTGVTLADTVESQFVRVHDNSYIKAAKRLYMTATPRLFDPKVKEKATTSDAVLVSMDDESLYGPVLHRLGFGEAVEKDLLTDYKVLVLKVDEGFVAESFQGELAQSGEIKLEDAAKLIGCWNGLAKRFGDTLTTDDLDGDDLTPMRTAVAFAANIRASKAARETFPSIVDRLISTYAEDEDTGAERTRNRMKVDIRHVDGTMNAVDRGNELAWLRSGSDEADNVCRVLTNVRCLSEGVDVPSLDAVMFLTPRGSQVDIVQSVGRVMRKAAGKKLGYIILPVVVPAGMSPEAALADNKRFEVVWEVLQALRAHDDRFNAMVNQLDLNKKKHSKVVIIDGGGGRASSGSEDSTQLTLPFGIEEWRDAIYARIVKKVGERRYWETWAKDMAKIAEQHIARITGLLAHEDSSAAQEFEAFLGGLRGNLNDSITGADAIEMLAQHLITRPIFEALFAGYDFAAHNPVAQTMERMLAVLDEHSLDTENAELERFYSSVRGRVEGVDNAEGRQRIIIELYDKFFATAFKKTVDKLGIVYTPVEIVDFILNSADEVLREHFGQGLTDEGVHILDGFTGTGTFMVRLLQSGLIKPHDLARKYANELHANEILLLAYYIAAVNIETTYQDLVRGSLDEEAAYEPFPGLVLTDTFQSYEQDDEDDLGVFPENNERINRQRKLPITVIVGNPPYSVGQDSANDDNANEKYPTLDSEIRNTYAARSSATLLRNLYDSYIRAIKWGSLRIKDRGVIAFVTNGGWLDSNAFDGMRLTLVDEFSAIHIFNLRGNQRTAGEQSRREGGKVFDAGSRATVAITVLVKDPAQSGPAAIRYTDIGDYLTREEKLVSIASAARLSRLDSQALACNQEGDWLNQRRDDFGSFLELRRGIFADYSLGVSTSRDSWAVGSSRTAVEANIERLVDNYNAALGRAEDAGVVGPRDISWSRGLRARFERGRPLTRAENRFGFTSYRPFQRQWGLLSGPLLEAQGKTPAMFRPETQLALSVLRPNDRTPFATLSVADPPNLGFFMDPPDILPRWRYKEVQADESLFETDEGPVVDGYRRIDNITDEALTRFQAAYGESFTKDDIFFYVYGLLHSPEYRETYAADLKKMLPRIPLVEGAAPFVDAGRRLSELHLGYESVTPYPLDGPDVDAPDDDTAYDVFRVEKMAFAKKRDPETKKLVADRSTLIYNDRITLSGIPQDAYRYMLGSRSAVEWIIDRYRIKTDKASGIVNDPNDWSREVGDPRYIIDLLARIVTVSLETMQIVDALPPLDILENQQPEKSQ
- a CDS encoding DUF262 domain-containing protein; amino-acid sequence: MIKSANQYPVHALLSAEGNVMYRVPTYQREYSWQKGQWEDLFEDLVEADGAHFLGTIITLDQTTDQLAGGVLEVIDGQQRLTTLTLLLLRCTRHCRIIPMLSTTMLVLTWRS
- a CDS encoding DUF262 domain-containing protein, with the protein product MHSTLQDHSDALDDDARTDLAILSRQLVRGNDKAPRLTPQTQGHNLTDYLAVLDDAGLPVTGSKAPYFPMRRMNKCFRYFKDAIAELAVERKTSVVQTATDIRKAAQSAILVKIEVVSHADAFVLFESLNNRGMPLTPVDLIKNHLLAESERRKIMAVDEAFASWNRILGHLGDSYVNQERFLRHYYNAFKGELPDIPRAPVATRADLIRIFEALFTDDLTARLDDLEAASRVYGRITRVIGDGEGGPDLSEALDRLMHAQGAQSYVLVVWAMVKHGALDLTESHITELVDLMTNFFVRRNLTGTPQTYSLPYLFMSIIEEASTVRGDDLLETVRRRVREVSVSDNDFRSRLSGPLYAENSDATRFILTRLAERQMTKETHVDLWAYDSGHYRWTIEHILPQGANLPSGWREMLGGSEEAATAQEAHVHRLGNLTITAYNSSLGNKTFEEKRDRRDSQGLAIGYRNGLSLNADLATRAEWTVAAIEERTGRLVDEAATLFPL
- a CDS encoding DUF3320 domain-containing protein is translated as MGRPRSEVSSIPTDVDEALRVWRDGLINLSGTNRALNFKHTKTGSVPIDGPDIATVLAGLRAGRTWRLRGRPEPAESGEKSTTPPSDPTALSTSMLERDLSRALKNLQRREHQEYLDRGLIVLYFAFGMLDWADVDGTRFASPLLLVPVTLVPMGRQNDPKLKANDDGDAVLNPALALRLNDFGVTLPTVEDPETADVEELLDAVRSAVAKKPGWMVSSDVTLSVFSFMKEAMYRDLLENAEAIAAHPVVTALATQDPTAQGGGFLFEEIPTEQVDDEAPPESTPLVLDADSSQRACVAAAVAGHSFVMDGPPGTGKSQTIANMIGALLHTGKTVLFVSEKAAALEVVRNRLEHVGLGSYVLELHSHKASRKEVAAQLASALDTVPVPPPPMSARDRSQAADRRTQLSAYARAMNEVRPGLGRTVHEVLGRVAELDEAPHAPTPKSPGLALTETGLGAIADAAARLARCWRPALEGQSFLWRGVTDQSPFGARIYAARRGLEELEGVARHNDGLREAFDLPALSDLHLLDALIELSVARPAEVPNAWLTVEDLEIVKGAVSTVEAGIAAVRAEEQRVREVVGDAWRSLPPTEDLPSDYTVSVSTPSPVSVGALTGSRAEELRRRMSGWATTADGCRDSASRLAEVLGVPVPATFSDIDHVLSIAAIPFMDAPPEATWLTTDGLASARGAAQILGSRVRELAAAEAAAQGTFTPAALAAPLADLHARFTTVHKGFRKLMGEYRRDKKTVAAFKAEVVNLDDAIKDLGLAVSWSRAQADLGTAEQGMAGALGRYWQGRETDFERLDAALNHAEEILRAVPPALWPQAARTVAGVPDPSIKALVDRTRDDLVRLRGEVSDDGLGLNRPEVVVGSVAGASEWLRAHLEPLDRAAQVCAGVAAVIGRDLPADDALVMLEARDGALSARQRAIEAAAQAEAHIGHELYRGLETDLPAVHMGVTWATKVRKVRRGFDRPLSESQVKALMTARRTENLSLVISAWERARDAIIDAFEDDRREDLEDEMDLAATAASLIDELDGDGSGQQEWLGYVRATAELRDAGLRDVERFCVDHRVSSSVVPAVFERAVLSSFADAVLASDPSLSPFRSTDRDALVDEFRRLDQMLIPAATSGVITAANALRPRRLDVGEPALIRREGLKKTRHLPVRELISQTRTTTVAVKPCFMMSPLAVSQYLPPNMAFDVVIFDEASQVTPGDAINCIYRGKALITAGDDRQLPPTSFFDRAADEDEESDTDVSDFQSILELSKASGGFRNLGLRWHYRSRHEDLIAFSNHRFYEGRLVTFPGAHAEGPDVGVELFHVPGIYRRGTSRDNPVEAQHVAERVLHHLSTRPDASLGVVTFSVAQADAIQNALDRALDERPDLAAQLDGDRLNGFFVKSLESVQGDERDVMIFSIGYGPDENGKVTTNFGALNRPKGWRRLNVAVTRARQRVEVVSSVRAGDVPPSTNESVRHLVGYLDYAERGPAALALDLGPSGLGTDSPFEDSVIDAIRAMGYDVEPQVGAAGYRIDIGVKHIEHPGVFAIGVECDGYMYHSSPAARDRDRLRQQVLEGLGWRLHRIWGTAWYRDREREKERLRRAIEDALSAPVTGRLSGSISPFERAIVELEAVSEDEQPTWTVPYVPATVPPLPSWVDVSDPSARWEMVDGVRAVADGEGPVHVDVLQHRLREAWGIGRVGHRIHANIRAAIEAAEVTVVGDFVDVPSRRAFPVRVPVPGVTARTAGQVPDVELEEALVNLLRDSGRVDVEELLTATARIFGWGRRTQDMTRRLLDVVGGMSERGGVTREGATIRLSSDEAQR